In one Diabrotica virgifera virgifera chromosome 7, PGI_DIABVI_V3a genomic region, the following are encoded:
- the LOC126888447 gene encoding uncharacterized protein LOC126888447 isoform X2: MKLKILISSFLLVGISQAALLGRQGILAQTANKLGLGNIISVNADAEANLLGNKVGVDGAVGIGGQGIGAHLSGDADVLGQKVNVHGDVLDGHAIDQHNHEVFRDNRGRQYTLQRQYIGSNSVLVRKYLDNGQIYVDGADQDNVLQHSQSGRVVISGNSGSNGGYMQQGGLLINRVPNINVIATSRDRDATVRIPLTGHLPNGIVELDPGFSGPWGNMKLDPGFAGPWRNMLLNIKRVSPLEWQEWLLEQKQRNRNLDLTLIEQWINQQHLLLKVDTAVIEGWIMQQQKSNPNFLYNWIINHQVPNLLGNMRLPGYIPDMRTWDGKMRLPTEQKVTPQVWQQWVIQQKQTNNVDLSAIENWIQQQQKTLNLNADSLEGWIMQQQQSNPSFLYNWTVKKQVPNLSVDFGKNILDQLKNGADKTVEVVNGVLRLPTSTNTDSVIPVDENGNIVLGGRPRDSSVVLDFGKNVLDQVKNGDDKTVEVINDVLTRPTSRDRDASVVLGGNDRPVLVDRPTFDLPTSRDRDATVVIGGNDRPILDLPTSRDRDATVVIGGNDRPLLDRPTSRDRDATVVLGGNERPVVLDRPTFDLPTSRDRDATVVIGGNDRPLLDRPTSRDRDATVVLGGNDRPVVLDRPTFDLPTSRDRDATVVVGGNDRPLLDLPTSRDRDATVVARGNDRPVVLERPTFDLPTSRDRDATVVIGGNDRPLLDLPTSRDRDATVVVGGNDRPVVLERPTFDLPTSRDRDATVVIGGNDRPLLDRPTSRDRDATVVLGGNDRPVVLDRPTFDLPTSRDRDATVVVGGNDRPLLDLPTSRDRDATVVIGGNDRPLLDRPTSRDRDATVVLGGNDRPVVLDRPTFDLPTSRDRDATVVVGGNDRPLLDLPTSRDRDATVVIGGNDRPLLDRPTSRDRDATVVLGGNDRPVVLDRPTFDLPTSRDRDATVVVGGNDRPLLDLPTSRDRDATVVIGGNDRPLLDRPTSRDRDATVVLGGNDRPVLDRPTSRDRDATVVLGGNDRPVVLDRPTFDLPTSRDRDATVVIGGNDRPLLDRPTSRDRDATVVLGGNDRPVLDRPTSRDRDATVVLGGNDRPVVLDRPTFDLPTSRDRDATVVVGGNDRPLLDLPTSRDRDATVVLGGNDTPVLDRPTSRDRDATVVLGGNDRPVVLDRPTFDLPTSRDRDATVVIGGNDRPLLDLPTSRDRDATVVLGGNDRPVVLDRPTFDLPTSRDRDATVVISGNDRPLFERPTSRDRDASVVLDLGKNVLNNIKNGADKTVQVVDNVLNHATSRDRDSSVVIELPVSKDRDSSVILNGRTLPTTNIEIDPGFAGPLRNILSIKKVQPVDWQKWLIQQKQKNNIDITVIENWINNQHEVLKLDQSIIEAWIMQQQNSNPSFLYNWMIRKQIPNMLNENGPMVESPLNGKGPMMEPTGKLNVEKATPEVWQRWVIQQKQQNNVDLNVIENWINQQHQVLKQDVGDLEGWIIQQQRMNPSFLYNWIIRKEVPQISSQWFVQSKEVEEPEVSQLYVNGQMVESVEPSVWQQWLIAQKQKYNIDISVIENWINQQHQQMKLDVGYLEGWIMQQQNANANFLVNWIIKRQVPSFSYQWKMVRMVSQPQNSGTFHVWINNRSVEKVSPEVWKQWVSEQQRNGMDMSLVERNINQWHESLKVDLAYLEAWVMQEQQADSKFLYRWTVERKIPAISYKWKMESQRVQPVVTSSSSHTYTWKVQKQTQQ, from the exons aGACAACAGAGGCCGTCAATACACCCTTCAACGTCAGTACATCGGTTCCAACTCCGTCTTGGTCAGAAAATACTTGGACAATGGACAAATTTACGTCGATGGTGCAGACCAAGATAATGTATTGCAACATTCTCAGTCCGGTAGGGTTGTAATTAGCGGAAACAGTGGCTCCAATGGTGGATATATGCAACAAGGAGGACTCCTTATTAATCGAGTACCAAATATAAATGTTATTGCTACATCTAGAGATAGGGACGCAACAGTTCGTATACCACTTACAGGTCATTTACCAAATGGTATTGTAGAACTAGATCCCGGTTTCTCTGGACCATGGGGAAATATGAAACTAGATCCCGGTTTCGCAGGTCCATGGAGAAATATGCTTTTGAATATTAAGAGAGTATCACCTCTAGAGTGGCAAGAATGGCTGCTTGAACAAAAACAAAGGAACAGAAACCTTGATTTAACTCTTATTGAACAATGGATTAATCAACAACATTTATTATTGAAGGTAGACACTGCAGTTATAGAAGGATGGATCATGCAGCAACAAAAATCTAACCCTAACTTCTTGTATAACTGGATCATTAATCACCAGGTTCCTAATCTTTTAGGCAACATGAGGCTGCCAGGTTATATTCCAGACATGAGAACTTGGGACGGAAAAATGAGACTACCAACAGAGCAAAAAGTAACACCACAAGTTTGGCAACAGTGGGTAATTCAGCAAAAGCAAACGAACAACGTTGATTTATCTGCTATCGAAAACTGGATCCAGCAGCAACAAAAGACATTGAATCTGAATGCTGACTCTTTGGAGGGTTGGATTATGCAGCAACAACAGTCAAATCCTAGCTTTTTATACAACTGGACAGTCAAGAAACAGGTTCCTAACCTATCAGTTGACTTTGGTAAAAATATTCTAGATCAGCTTAAGAATGGCGCTGATAAGACAGTTGAAGTTGTTAATGGTGTTTTGAGACTTCCAACATCCACAAATACAGACTCAGTTATTCCAGTTGATGAGAATGGTAACATTGTTCTAGGCGGCCGTCCAAGAGACAGTTCTGTAGTGCTCGATTTTGGTAAAAATGTCTTAGATCAAGTAAAGAATGGTGATGATAAAACCGTCGAAGTTATCAACGATGTTTTAACACGCCCAACATCCAGAGATAGAGACGCATCTGTAGTCCTTGGAGGTAATGACCGACCTGTTCTTGTTGACCGTCCAACATTTGACCTTCCAACATCCAGAGACAGAGATGCAACTGTTGTTATTGGAGGTAATGACAGACCTATTCTTGATCTCCCAACTTCCAGAGACAGAGACGCAACTGTTGTTATTGGAGGTAATGACAGACCACTTCTTGACCGTCCAACATCCAGAGATAGAGATGCAACTGTAGTCCTAGGAGGTAATGAAAGACCTGTTGTTCTTGACCGTCCAACATTTGACCTCCCAACGTCAAGAGACAGAGATGCAACCGTAGTTATTGGAGGTAATGACAGACCTCTTCTTGACCGTCCAACATCCAGAGATAGAGATGCAACTGTAGTCCTAGGAGGTAATGACAGACCTGTTGTTCTTGACCGTCCAACATTTGACCTCCCAACGTCAAGAGACAGAGATGCAACCGTAGTTGTCGGAGGTAATGACAGACCTCTTCTTGACCTTCCAACATCCAGAGACAGAGATGCAACCGTAGTTGCCAGAGGTAATGACAGACCTGTTGTTCTTGAACGTCCAACATTTGACCTCCCAACGTCAAGAGACAGAGATGCAACCGTAGTTATTGGAGGTAATGACAGAC CTCTTCTTGACCTTCCAACATCCAGAGACAGAGATGCAACCGTAGTTGTTGGAGGTAATGACAGACCTGTTGTTCTTGAACGTCCAACATTTGACCTCCCAACATCCAGAGACAGAGATGCAACTGTAGTTATTGGAGGTAATGACAGACCTCTTCTTGACCGTCCAACATCCAGAGATAGAGATGCAACTGTAGTCCTAGGAGGTAATGACAGACCTGTTGTTCTTGACCGTCCAACATTTGACCTCCCAACGTCAAGAGACAGAGATGCAACCGTAGTTGTCGGAGGTAATGACAGACCTCTTCTTGACCTTCCAACATCCAGAGATAGAGACGCAACCGTTGTCATTGGAGGTAATGATAGACCCCTTCTTGACCGTCCAACATCCAGAGATAGAGACGCAACTGTAGTCCTTGGAGGTAATGACAGAC CTGTTGTTCTTGACCGTCCAACATTTGACCTCCCAACATCCAGAGACAGAGATGCAACCGTAGTTGTCGGAGGCAATGACAGACCTCTTCTTGATCTTCCAACATCCAGAGATAGAGATGCAACTGTAGTTATTGGAGGTAATGACAGACCTCTTCTTGACCGTCCAACATCCAGAGATAGAGATGCAACTGTAGTCCTAGGAGGTAATGACAGACCTGTTGTTCTTGACCGTCCAACATTTGACCTCCCAACGTCAAGAGACAGAGATGCAACCGTAGTTGTCGGAGGTAATGACAGACCTCTTCTTGACCTTCCAACATCCAGAGATAGAGACGCAACCGTTGTCATTGGAGGTAATGATAGACCCCTTCTTGACCGTCCAACATCCAGAGATAGAGACGCAACTGTAGTCCTTGGAGGTAATGACAGACCTGTTCTTGACCGTCCAACATCCAGAGATAGAGATGCAACTGTAGTCCTTGGAGGTAATGACAGACCTGTTGTTCTTGACCGTCCAACATTTGAC CTTCCAACATCCAGAGATAGAGACGCAACCGTTGTCATTGGAGGTAATGATAGACCCCTTCTTGACCGTCCAACATCCAGAGATAGAGACGCAACTGTAGTCCTTGGAGGTAATGACAGACCTGTTCTTGACCGTCCAACATCCAGAGATAGAGATGCAACTGTAGTCCTTGGAGGTAATGACAGACCTGTTGTTCTTGACCGTCCAACATTTGACCTCCCAACATCCAGAGACAGAGATGCAACCGTAGTTGTCGGAGGCAATGACAGACCTCTTCTTGATCTTCCAACATCCAGAGATAGAGACGCAACTGTAGTCCTTGGAGGTAATGACACACCTGTTCTTGACCGTCCAACATCCAGAGATAGAGATGCAACTGTAGTCCTTGGAGGTAATGACAGACCTGTTGTTCTTGACCGTCCAACATTTGACCTCCCAACATCCAGAGACAGAGATGCAACTGTTGTTATTGGAGGTAATGATAGACCTCTTCTTGATCTTCCAACATCCAGAGATAGAGATGCAACTGTAGTCCTTGGAGGTAATGACAGACCTGTTGTTCTTGACCGTCCAACATTTGACCTACCAACATCCAGAGATAGAGACGCAACTGTTGTAATTAGTGGTAATGACAGACCTCTTTTTGAGCGCCCCACATCCAGAGATAGAGATGCTTCTGTTGTCCTAGATTTAggtaaaaatgttttaaataacattaaaaatggTGCTGACAAAACTGTCCAGGTTGTTGATAACGTTTTAAACCATGCAACCTCCAGAGACAGAGATTCTTCTGTAGTAATTGAACTTCCTGTATCAAAGGATAGAGATTCTTCAGTTATTCTTAACGGTCGCACGCTACCAACCACCAACATTGAAATAGATCCTGGATTCGCTGGCCCATTGAGAAATATATTGAGCATCAAGAAAGTACAGCCGGTAGATTGGCAAAAATGGTTGATTCAACAAAAACAAAAGAACAACATTGATATAACTGTTATTGAAAACTGGATCAATAACCAACATGAAGTATTAAAACTAGACCAAAGTATTATAGAGGCATGGATAATGCAACAACAAAACTCAAATCCAAGCTTTTTGTACAACTGGATGATTAGGAAACAGATACCCAATATGTTAAACGAAAACGGACCAATGGTAGAATCACCTTTGAATGGAAAAGGACCAATGATGGAACCAACTGGGAAATTAAATGTAGAAAAAGCAACTCCAGAAGTTTGGCAACGATGGGTAAtacaacaaaaacaacagaaCAACGTTGATTTAAATGTTATCGAAAACTGGATCAACCAGCAACACCAGGTATTAAAACAAGATGTAGGAGACTTGGAAGGATGGATCATCCAGCAACAAAGGATGAATCCTAGCTTTTTGTACAATTGGATAATCAGGAAAGAGGTTCCTCAAATTTCCTCCCAATGGTTTGTCCAAAGTAAAGAAGTTGAAGAACCTGAAGTTTCACAACTATACGTAAATGGACAAATGGTTGAAAGCGTAGAACCAAGTGTTTGGCAGCAATGGTTAATtgcacaaaaacaaaaatataacatcGATATAAGCGTTATAGAAAACTGGATAAATCAACAACACCAACAAATGAAGTTGGATGTTGGATACTTGGAAGGGTGGATCATGCAACAACAAAACGCCAATGCTAACTTCTTGGTCAACTGGATCATCAAAAGACAAGTTCCCAGTTTTTCATACCAATGGAAAATGGTACGCATGGTTTCACAACCACAAAATAGCGGCACTTTCCACGTTTGGATCAACAATAGAAGCGTAGAGAAAGTTTCCCCTGAGGTTTGGAAACAATGGGTCAGTGAACAACAAAGGAACGGCATGGATATGAGTCTTGTAGAGAGAAACATCAACCAATGGCACGAATCACTGAAGGTAGATCTTGCATATTTGGAAGCATGGGTAATGCAAGAACAACAAGCTGACTCCAAATTTTTGTATAGATGGACAGTCGAGAGAAAAATCCCCGCTATCTCTTACAAGTGGAAGATGGAAAGTCAGAGAGTACAACCTGTAGTCACAAGCAGCTCTTCACATACCTACACCTGGAAAGTACAAAAGCAAACACAACAGTAG
- the LOC126888447 gene encoding uncharacterized protein LOC126888447 isoform X25: protein MKLKILISSFLLVGISQAALLGRQGILAQTANKLGLGNIISVNADAEANLLGNKVGVDGAVGIGGQGIGAHLSGDADVLGQKVNVHGDVLDGHAIDQHNHEVFRDNRGRQYTLQRQYIGSNSVLVRKYLDNGQIYVDGADQDNVLQHSQSGRVVISGNSGSNGGYMQQGGLLINRVPNINVIATSRDRDATVRIPLTGHLPNGIVELDPGFSGPWGNMKLDPGFAGPWRNMLLNIKRVSPLEWQEWLLEQKQRNRNLDLTLIEQWINQQHLLLKVDTAVIEGWIMQQQKSNPNFLYNWIINHQVPNLLGNMRLPGYIPDMRTWDGKMRLPTEQKVTPQVWQQWVIQQKQTNNVDLSAIENWIQQQQKTLNLNADSLEGWIMQQQQSNPSFLYNWTVKKQVPNLSVDFGKNILDQLKNGADKTVEVVNGVLRLPTSTNTDSVIPVDENGNIVLGGRPRDSSVVLDFGKNVLDQVKNGDDKTVEVINDVLTRPTSRDRDASVVLGGNDRPVLVDRPTFDLPTSRDRDATVVIGGNDRPILDLPTSRDRDATVVIGGNDRPLLDRPTSRDRDATVVLGGNERPVVLDRPTFDLPTSRDRDATVVIGGNDRPLLDRPTSRDRDATVVLGGNDRPVVLDRPTFDLPTSRDRDATVVVGGNDRPLLDLPTSRDRDATVVARGNDRPVVLERPTFDLPTSRDRDATVVIGGNDRPLLDLPTSRDRDATVVVGGNDRPVVLERPTFDLPTSRDRDATVVIGGNDRPLLDRPTSRDRDATVVLGGNDRPVVLDRPTFDLPTSRDRDATVVVGGNDRPLLDLPTSRDRDATVVIGGNDRPLLDRPTSRDRDATVVLGGNDRPVLDRPTSRDRDATVVLGGNDRPVVLDRPTFDLPTSRDRDATVVIGGNDRPLLDRPTSRDRDATVVLGGNDRPVLDRPTSRDRDATVVLGGNDRPVVLDRPTFDLPTSRDRDATVVVGGNDRPLLDLPTSRDRDATVVLGGNDTPVLDRPTSRDRDATVVLGGNDRPVVLDRPTFDLPTSRDRDATVVIGGNDRPLLDLPTSRDRDATVVLGGNDRPVVLDRPTFDLPTSRDRDATVVISGNDRPLFERPTSRDRDASVVLDLGKNVLNNIKNGADKTVQVVDNVLNHATSRDRDSSVVIELPVSKDRDSSVILNGRTLPTTNIEIDPGFAGPLRNILSIKKVQPVDWQKWLIQQKQKNNIDITVIENWINNQHEVLKLDQSIIEAWIMQQQNSNPSFLYNWMIRKQIPNMLNENGPMVESPLNGKGPMMEPTGKLNVEKATPEVWQRWVIQQKQQNNVDLNVIENWINQQHQVLKQDVGDLEGWIIQQQRMNPSFLYNWIIRKEVPQISSQWFVQSKEVEEPEVSQLYVNGQMVESVEPSVWQQWLIAQKQKYNIDISVIENWINQQHQQMKLDVGYLEGWIMQQQNANANFLVNWIIKRQVPSFSYQWKMVRMVSQPQNSGTFHVWINNRSVEKVSPEVWKQWVSEQQRNGMDMSLVERNINQWHESLKVDLAYLEAWVMQEQQADSKFLYRWTVERKIPAISYKWKMESQRVQPVVTSSSSHTYTWKVQKQTQQ, encoded by the exons aGACAACAGAGGCCGTCAATACACCCTTCAACGTCAGTACATCGGTTCCAACTCCGTCTTGGTCAGAAAATACTTGGACAATGGACAAATTTACGTCGATGGTGCAGACCAAGATAATGTATTGCAACATTCTCAGTCCGGTAGGGTTGTAATTAGCGGAAACAGTGGCTCCAATGGTGGATATATGCAACAAGGAGGACTCCTTATTAATCGAGTACCAAATATAAATGTTATTGCTACATCTAGAGATAGGGACGCAACAGTTCGTATACCACTTACAGGTCATTTACCAAATGGTATTGTAGAACTAGATCCCGGTTTCTCTGGACCATGGGGAAATATGAAACTAGATCCCGGTTTCGCAGGTCCATGGAGAAATATGCTTTTGAATATTAAGAGAGTATCACCTCTAGAGTGGCAAGAATGGCTGCTTGAACAAAAACAAAGGAACAGAAACCTTGATTTAACTCTTATTGAACAATGGATTAATCAACAACATTTATTATTGAAGGTAGACACTGCAGTTATAGAAGGATGGATCATGCAGCAACAAAAATCTAACCCTAACTTCTTGTATAACTGGATCATTAATCACCAGGTTCCTAATCTTTTAGGCAACATGAGGCTGCCAGGTTATATTCCAGACATGAGAACTTGGGACGGAAAAATGAGACTACCAACAGAGCAAAAAGTAACACCACAAGTTTGGCAACAGTGGGTAATTCAGCAAAAGCAAACGAACAACGTTGATTTATCTGCTATCGAAAACTGGATCCAGCAGCAACAAAAGACATTGAATCTGAATGCTGACTCTTTGGAGGGTTGGATTATGCAGCAACAACAGTCAAATCCTAGCTTTTTATACAACTGGACAGTCAAGAAACAGGTTCCTAACCTATCAGTTGACTTTGGTAAAAATATTCTAGATCAGCTTAAGAATGGCGCTGATAAGACAGTTGAAGTTGTTAATGGTGTTTTGAGACTTCCAACATCCACAAATACAGACTCAGTTATTCCAGTTGATGAGAATGGTAACATTGTTCTAGGCGGCCGTCCAAGAGACAGTTCTGTAGTGCTCGATTTTGGTAAAAATGTCTTAGATCAAGTAAAGAATGGTGATGATAAAACCGTCGAAGTTATCAACGATGTTTTAACACGCCCAACATCCAGAGATAGAGACGCATCTGTAGTCCTTGGAGGTAATGACCGACCTGTTCTTGTTGACCGTCCAACATTTGACCTTCCAACATCCAGAGACAGAGATGCAACTGTTGTTATTGGAGGTAATGACAGACCTATTCTTGATCTCCCAACTTCCAGAGACAGAGACGCAACTGTTGTTATTGGAGGTAATGACAGACCACTTCTTGACCGTCCAACATCCAGAGATAGAGATGCAACTGTAGTCCTAGGAGGTAATGAAAGACCTGTTGTTCTTGACCGTCCAACATTTGACCTCCCAACGTCAAGAGACAGAGATGCAACCGTAGTTATTGGAGGTAATGACAGACCTCTTCTTGACCGTCCAACATCCAGAGATAGAGATGCAACTGTAGTCCTAGGAGGTAATGACAGACCTGTTGTTCTTGACCGTCCAACATTTGACCTCCCAACGTCAAGAGACAGAGATGCAACCGTAGTTGTCGGAGGTAATGACAGACCTCTTCTTGACCTTCCAACATCCAGAGACAGAGATGCAACCGTAGTTGCCAGAGGTAATGACAGACCTGTTGTTCTTGAACGTCCAACATTTGACCTCCCAACGTCAAGAGACAGAGATGCAACCGTAGTTATTGGAGGTAATGACAGAC CTCTTCTTGACCTTCCAACATCCAGAGACAGAGATGCAACCGTAGTTGTTGGAGGTAATGACAGACCTGTTGTTCTTGAACGTCCAACATTTGACCTCCCAACATCCAGAGACAGAGATGCAACTGTAGTTATTGGAGGTAATGACAGACCTCTTCTTGACCGTCCAACATCCAGAGATAGAGATGCAACTGTAGTCCTAGGAGGTAATGACAGACCTGTTGTTCTTGACCGTCCAACATTTGACCTCCCAACGTCAAGAGACAGAGATGCAACCGTAGTTGTCGGAGGTAATGACAGACCTCTTCTTGACCTTCCAACATCCAGAGATAGAGACGCAACCGTTGTCATTGGAGGTAATGATAGACCCCTTCTTGACCGTCCAACATCCAGAGATAGAGACGCAACTGTAGTCCTTGGAGGTAATGACAGACCTGTTCTTGACCGTCCAACATCCAGAGATAGAGATGCAACTGTAGTCCTTGGAG GTAATGACAGACCTGTTGTTCTTGACCGTCCAACATTTGAC CTTCCAACATCCAGAGATAGAGACGCAACCGTTGTCATTGGAGGTAATGATAGACCCCTTCTTGACCGTCCAACATCCAGAGATAGAGACGCAACTGTAGTCCTTGGAGGTAATGACAGACCTGTTCTTGACCGTCCAACATCCAGAGATAGAGATGCAACTGTAGTCCTTGGAGGTAATGACAGACCTGTTGTTCTTGACCGTCCAACATTTGACCTCCCAACATCCAGAGACAGAGATGCAACCGTAGTTGTCGGAGGCAATGACAGACCTCTTCTTGATCTTCCAACATCCAGAGATAGAGACGCAACTGTAGTCCTTGGAGGTAATGACACACCTGTTCTTGACCGTCCAACATCCAGAGATAGAGATGCAACTGTAGTCCTTGGAGGTAATGACAGACCTGTTGTTCTTGACCGTCCAACATTTGACCTCCCAACATCCAGAGACAGAGATGCAACTGTTGTTATTGGAGGTAATGATAGACCTCTTCTTGATCTTCCAACATCCAGAGATAGAGATGCAACTGTAGTCCTTGGAGGTAATGACAGACCTGTTGTTCTTGACCGTCCAACATTTGACCTACCAACATCCAGAGATAGAGACGCAACTGTTGTAATTAGTGGTAATGACAGACCTCTTTTTGAGCGCCCCACATCCAGAGATAGAGATGCTTCTGTTGTCCTAGATTTAggtaaaaatgttttaaataacattaaaaatggTGCTGACAAAACTGTCCAGGTTGTTGATAACGTTTTAAACCATGCAACCTCCAGAGACAGAGATTCTTCTGTAGTAATTGAACTTCCTGTATCAAAGGATAGAGATTCTTCAGTTATTCTTAACGGTCGCACGCTACCAACCACCAACATTGAAATAGATCCTGGATTCGCTGGCCCATTGAGAAATATATTGAGCATCAAGAAAGTACAGCCGGTAGATTGGCAAAAATGGTTGATTCAACAAAAACAAAAGAACAACATTGATATAACTGTTATTGAAAACTGGATCAATAACCAACATGAAGTATTAAAACTAGACCAAAGTATTATAGAGGCATGGATAATGCAACAACAAAACTCAAATCCAAGCTTTTTGTACAACTGGATGATTAGGAAACAGATACCCAATATGTTAAACGAAAACGGACCAATGGTAGAATCACCTTTGAATGGAAAAGGACCAATGATGGAACCAACTGGGAAATTAAATGTAGAAAAAGCAACTCCAGAAGTTTGGCAACGATGGGTAAtacaacaaaaacaacagaaCAACGTTGATTTAAATGTTATCGAAAACTGGATCAACCAGCAACACCAGGTATTAAAACAAGATGTAGGAGACTTGGAAGGATGGATCATCCAGCAACAAAGGATGAATCCTAGCTTTTTGTACAATTGGATAATCAGGAAAGAGGTTCCTCAAATTTCCTCCCAATGGTTTGTCCAAAGTAAAGAAGTTGAAGAACCTGAAGTTTCACAACTATACGTAAATGGACAAATGGTTGAAAGCGTAGAACCAAGTGTTTGGCAGCAATGGTTAATtgcacaaaaacaaaaatataacatcGATATAAGCGTTATAGAAAACTGGATAAATCAACAACACCAACAAATGAAGTTGGATGTTGGATACTTGGAAGGGTGGATCATGCAACAACAAAACGCCAATGCTAACTTCTTGGTCAACTGGATCATCAAAAGACAAGTTCCCAGTTTTTCATACCAATGGAAAATGGTACGCATGGTTTCACAACCACAAAATAGCGGCACTTTCCACGTTTGGATCAACAATAGAAGCGTAGAGAAAGTTTCCCCTGAGGTTTGGAAACAATGGGTCAGTGAACAACAAAGGAACGGCATGGATATGAGTCTTGTAGAGAGAAACATCAACCAATGGCACGAATCACTGAAGGTAGATCTTGCATATTTGGAAGCATGGGTAATGCAAGAACAACAAGCTGACTCCAAATTTTTGTATAGATGGACAGTCGAGAGAAAAATCCCCGCTATCTCTTACAAGTGGAAGATGGAAAGTCAGAGAGTACAACCTGTAGTCACAAGCAGCTCTTCACATACCTACACCTGGAAAGTACAAAAGCAAACACAACAGTAG